TCAGGGTGTTTCACAGTACGCAATATATACGGCACAGCAGTAAACCACTCTACACGCCGGAACCGGATGTATGCCACGAGATTTTGGGTCACGTGCCACTTCTTGCTGATCCATCTTTTGCACAGTTCTCACAAGTTATTGGTCTGGCATCGCTTGGTGCTCCAGatgattatatagaaaaactcGCGACGGTAGCAgatcatgatatatatatttttattcatactattaaaatattatacgaaaattgtaaaaaattttaacttattaCAGTTTGTTTCTTATAAGCTAATGCTATTTCAAagcatttcttatttattaattacatatattataactttcgTATAACAAGATAAACAAACATATAAACGTCCATTCTTGATTCTCATCAATTTTAGTTCATAAATAGACATAATATTACGATGGCAAAAGAGTATAAGTTTCATTAACTACATTATACGAGTTTGATAAGATTAGActatacttataaaaatgaatttctaaatttcaatattttaatcacgTCAATATTTGCTTTATTGGTAGGccaataattattcataaaaaagttgagaaaaaattaaataacattccgctttttatttttctaaataattttcacaatttgTTCTTGCAGTGTTACTGGTTTACTGTCGAATATGGATTGTGCCGGCAAAATGGCGAATTAAAAGCGTACGGTGCTGGTTTGCTTTCGTCTTTTGGTGAATTGGAATATTGTTTGAGTGACAAACCAGAACTTCGACCTTTTGATCCACCGAAGACTGCATTGCAAACATATCCGATAACGGAATATCAACCTGTATACTACGTTGCCGAGAATTTCGAGGATGCAAAAGAAAAGATGACGTGAGTACGccggaaataataaatacatatgtcaaGCGGATTGTCTTATCTCTTGTCATGGGACggtacatttttattgtgtaCTATACATTGTGTATCTATCgcaataacataataatcaaGCGAAATAACCTAATTAATGTTGCGtgataattctaaatatacgCGAATGAAATCGTTGATGGTGAACCAAGGAAGATGGCTCGACACTAGTGTATATCTTGACTtacgtttatttttcttattttaggAAATTTGCTCAAACTATACCGAAAAAATTCGGGGTCAGATACGACGCTTATACGCAGAGTATCAGCATTATTGACAGTAAACAACAAGTAGAAGCTCTTGTGAATAATGTGAATCAAGAAATGCAAATTTTGATGGATGCTTTGAGAAAATtgcaacattaaaattagtttcaTTCGATGAATATTGctctcttataatatatattatatatatattatgtataatataatatattatgcatattctgtataatataatatatcatacaatataataatttatttatacttgcaTTACTAATCAAATAGGATTATACTAATATGTTGCGAAGAAAtggtttttgttaaaaatatttttaaacaataaaaattattattttttctatattaaaactttattatattagcttTCTCcgagatttttattacatgatttATTTGTATCGTTTGATTTTTAGACATGAAAAGATCATCATTctgtaattaatgtttatttttatcaaaataatttctataatagaggtaataaaaaaactttgttctttattttaatttcagtatattaaataaacatcatatgtacaaatatatatatatattagaagttttgtcttttttatttttcttattttttattaaaaatagcaaatttatacaattatcggcagaaaaacagaaaaaaggttagacattaaaaaacgtaaaatttaTGGGGGTTTTAAGTTTGCGAGGAAACtaattatttgatacataatatatatatgcttttcAAATTTAGGTTcacacataatataaaattatcaattatttttttcagtctATCAATAATCACTtatgctaaaatatataattttgtattacatgTTTTACGCAGTTGAACgttaaaaaacattatcacATCAATTTGAACGCATTTCACGACATCGCAGCTTCCTGCGATCTCGTCAAAATGTTTTCTGCCTTATTTTCtgccatatattttttcatcgagCAACAATTATGAAATGTTATAACAATCTAACATACATTTGTAATTACAATACATTAGATATGTATGAAagtgatatattatacatatacatacaacaaaatatatattactttttttaccatcatatacacatatacacaaaatttatgaatataccCTGTTCCAGAAAATGTGGAATTTGGTCCTTTTTCCGATGTCATGTTTGTGACGTCATTTGTCAgacaaataaattcaataaatatacactTATGTGAAGTGTCCCCTTTTTGATTAGAGCTCTTTAACTTGGcacgaaaatttttttacgcttTATCGAAATACTCaaattattttcgagaaaattctcaaaattaattttatacaatatgcaCATATAATAGCGCAATGATTTTCAAAGGTTTTGTTAGTTACGCGCTTTCTGCTTCTAAAAATTcacatagatataaataatattctctttacaaataaaatttaaaaattgtcaattataCAAAGAAGATTGATATGATTATAAACCATATTaccaatattaaaagaattactataattataacaggTAAAGTTACAATCGGTAAAAATGATTATCTCTTATTTTGTCGcttattttgaaatgtttaaattttcataagttttgattttatgtaatatatacctatatatatagagtggcACATAgtgttattgttttataattgaaagacGTCAATtagttctttataaatatgaaagtcTTTATGGTTAAATTTCCAttgaatgagaaaaatatatagatacgattatataaaatacaacaaTGATATAGTAGCAAGTAATCTCGTGTTCCATAAATTCACACCTGATGCACTGTTTTACATATCGGgttagatataaatacattaatatattaaaaattgcgcATTATTACGCTAAAACGTCAAAGTTATATTACAgtacattatattacaatttatggAATATCCATGTATGCGATATATCGCAAACACAGTTaccgtaataatttttaaatatttttatattcatgacacacatacacacacacacacacacacacacacgtttttacaaaaatgcattttttttttgtaaatagaaGAATAATTGCAACTATGGCAATAAGTCTTATTTCTTcactgcaaaaaataaatgcaacagAGTTAGAAGAATGTATGATAATTATCAGTTCAATATTTCTTGCCTATTATAATAGATACAATTGGAGTCACAGAAGAAagtctttttaatttgtaatgatCTCTATTGCTGATTCGACGACGCGTTTATATCAGCGTAGATCATTTCAGCTTGTTGTGGGCAGATTTGAAAAGATACGAGATCGGGATTTTCTTCTTGCTGCGATGATACttgttgctgttgctgctgttgGTGTTGTAATTGTGAgtgttgttgctgctgttgGTTTTGAATTATAGCACCTACATTGCCATGCGTCGAATTTGGCGATGGACTCATTTGCAAGGAATGCGAAAATAATTCCGTAGGCACTATAGGCACTGGAACGGTGATCGGTATGGAAAGTACATTGACGCCTTGTATATTATTGGAATTGGGCAACTGTACGTTAGTATTGTTAGTGTTGCATCGATTCGCTTGCTGACACGGATTCGATGGATTGTATGATATACTTGTCTGAAACCCAAATATCGatcaatgatttttaatgtctttCTATAAGCAAGCAGAatctgatttttaaatatgtaactcTAAtcgacaatattttattatttaataaaatagatatacgtTTAAAgagtaaaatgcaaaaaagatttcgcaaagtttttcatttgaaagACATACGAACATTTAATAGTGGCGTGAGAATCCCGTATCGAGCTATAAACAATTGTTCTGAAACTCTTCTTAGTTCCTCCTGTTGATGAACAATCAACTGTTGTAATTCTTCGTGCTTCCTTTGTAATTCGTCTTGTATTTGATTTTGCGTAGGAGTCATCACTATACCCTGTTGATGTAACATCTGAAATATTgagaatagaaaaattgtaaaaacacATAGGAAAATagataactaataaaaatcaaatgtaatcattcgatttatttatagaatattattacattaaaataaaagaaatgttgaaaaaatatgtacagaaAAAGTCTTCcgtttatagaaaattaattaaaatgcaatcGTATAATAACGCGTGTGAGTGAAAATTGCATTTCAAGTACAATTGTAATAGAAACTTGTACATTTTAAGCACAgggtatttatattatacatttataataggCAATACGTATTAATATCGAGTTATTTAACTGTTTACCTCGTGGGTGGGCACGGTTGAAAGAATAGGGGCAGCAAATTCCGTTGTGACGACTGACTGCAGATTAACAGTTGCATATTGTGTGGGATCCATAAAATTAATGCATGACTGATTGACATCCAGCTGATTTTGAGATTGCTGTTGCGGCTGCTGCGGCTGCTGTTGcgtttgttgttgttgttgcctGTTGTCCATCGATGCAATCGGCTTTGACACTACAGAACTGCTTGTGGAAGCCGCGTTCGAGTGCGAGCCATGCGTTATTTGTGAATATGGGGAACTTCGTAACGAGACGGATATCGATGATGTATTGGAATCACCGCAATGTCGGAGACTGGATGCGCTTGTCATCGACTTTAATGTCTTCGATGATTTGTTTGACCATTGCGTCAACGGTGTTTGATAAGATGTTGTGACCTACACATATGTAAGAATGTGAATTatgtcttaaatataaatatatatatattatacaataatcaaattaaattataataatatttttaatattgtatgtatatatgtatgtgtgtatgtatatataagaaaaaagttttccttctttctgtataaacaaatgtttttttactattttataatatttataattactattttaatattttattattttatatacattttattaatactgttattatttcaaattaaatgttttaaatatatttgacactGTCTAAAAATTTGTGCAAGAAAAAATCTATGCGCGTAATAATGTCTGTCCTATTgttctctttcttattttatttttaaaataagtattaattattattttcatgtttctactgtattatttaattcaatcttattttttatacaaaaaataatctattcgCGAGATATTCTTCTAGTAAatcatgcaataaaaataattataatcataataaaatcaagaaaGCAGAAAACAATATACAAATGTGTAAGAAATTGTTTGTCAATAATATCTCTACTAAATATCTGTTCcacgtaaatttaaatataaaatttatataatgtaaaaagttattaatttaatagttagAGGAAATGTACTCTCTGAACGGTTTAATTTCTTACTGTTTTTACATACGTATTTGTCTTGTGCCATACAATtgatattgcaataattttgtggaattttataattctacgATCGCGCGTATTATATCGCGTCTATCTTACTTGTTTTACGGGTATTAAAACATCCTGATTTTCCGTTTTATCATAACCCCCCGATTCCGCGTGCAATTCCTTCATTACGTCGACATAACTGACCACGTAATGCGTGCACACGATAAATTCAGGCTTCGAGTTCCACTGATTGTACGTGATGTAAAATCTGGTCTGCAGCCAAATCCATTGTTGACCCTTTGTGAGGAATCTATAGTAGCAAGATGTTCCCTCGCCTTTCTGCATCactaaagattaataaaataattaataatttgcgcTGCAtgtgtttctatttttttaattttattttattgtttattactCACGTGATTCATGGCATGTAACAACATTGTCTAAATCGTCGACATGATAATAATCGTAACCAGAAGTGCCTAAAACTTCAAAAGGCAAATATCCGATGATGGGCGGGGCTCTGtgatctaaaaaaagaaatttccatTCCAGACTATGGCGGGATGTAAATTCTGACTTTGCGTTATCTGTCACGGATAATTCTCGGATGAGTTGAGGAGTCTGAAGACGTCCTGTACCCACGAATACTAatctgcaaaattaaatttgagttCATATCCTGGaatgtgcaattttatttttatatatattttttaaaattgaacagGGAGAAAATACTTGTTGTCTGATGCATTGGTGTTACTAAATTTTTGACTTGGCAGTAGATTGTTGACATCGTTATCCATAGCAGACcctacaaaaatacaaaattatatttcataattaaatataaaattatttcgtaaaaaaaccttgactttaaaaatatacaatttataagaatGATTTTTTACTTACGAAAATATCCGATAAACTGTACAAGTTCGTAGACAGATTcttcttgaaaattaattccgcCTCTTTTGATGTGACACGTGAAAGATATTTGGTCTTCTGTCACAATACAAAaggttatatataataaaaattatgtaaacctcctggctctctctctctctctctctctctctctctctctctctctctctctcattacTCGTGAATAGTACCTTTTTTCACAACGCGTTTATCTTGCGTGCTCCCGGGATTCAACAAGACATTATACAAGTGTGGCTGGTCTTCttgatatgttatattataaatagtcgTGTTCTCTAATTCGTTCGGAAGATATCCAAGCAGAGACGTAACACTTTCGGAGACATAATAAATACGTCCATTCGAGgagaaaagtattataaatccGTCCAATGCCTACAgtcgtataaaaaaagtttaaataatatagcaaATATCTGAACAAAAACcataagatttattatagacTTATGATTTATTACAGACAGTTTTACCTCTAATATAAGATGAGTGAATTCTTCGTTGGAAAGAAAAGATGGTTTCCAATTTTCTTGGATCTCATGGACTCTCGATCTAACTGCTATCTCTGAAATAGTCAATtactatatacaatttaatttcaataaaaagacATGTTTAAGAGTTTAACTAAAGGATAAAAAAacgttacatttatttaaacataatgtTAAGTATCAGTATAAAACttcaaatagttttaattataaaaacattaaaaaagatatattgaatGCTGTAAAGATTTCACGCCTACCATTgtgattttttagaaataaaattgttgatttCAGCACTGTAGATTTGTCCATTTTCCGCGTATTGGCACTAATCATGCTGCCAAGCTCGTTCACAAGCATGTTAAATTGATCCCTGCGTTTCTTTTCGCTGAGATTACGCGATTTTCTaaaagacaaatattttatttatttattgcaataattattaacagttgattatataaaaatttttttatgtgcttTTACCGCTTCGAATCGTCTTTATCGTCCATATCATCGTCCATGATGGAGACacgtgtattttaatttaaatggtAAAACTTTTGGCGGAATGTGTGTGGAATGTATGCCTCTTGCGTTATATTACTACTGCGTCTGCAGAAAGAAGATTACATTCATATTGAGTTatgtttatgttaattttacacattGTACGATGTATTTAAACTCCGTTTTTGGAGTTAAAATGGTACTTAAagtagtataattttatttaaagtagtATAATTTTAGAGAACGAGAGGTATAGTcaaaaagtacaaaattaaTCCTTAATATTTGTCAAGTGATAATGCTCTATAAaccgcatatattttgcaaaagattcatttatcataaaagcatataaaatgattaaaataaaattttaacaagaaactatacatattaaaatcataatcaCATATTCCATTTTTGAATCTATGACCTACTTacaaataactattttatattacattgttttatatatttgtctaaattgtattttataatataaaaataacagaattattcttcaaaattaaagcatgtaaataaattttgcaattttttaccAAAGAAAAGCGACTTGCATTATACgatacaagaaaattaaaaattcaatattatatgttgATTTAAACAGAAgagttgtataaaatttttgtaagcaagaaatgattttaaatattaataatcacacacatacaacatCATTATcgagtaatataaattactttctttcattttcatataaattctGATTAcctttcaatattataaacattgcTTTCGAATAGATCATGACGTCAAAAATCCGAATAAAACTCGatagaataaatttgcaaaaatattttcaaaaattacataataaaataacaacattaacattgataaaaataattatttgatttaaaaacgtCTTGAGAAATTAGCACAAAAAAGACAATTGTATTaaggtataaattattaacagaaatttacataatatgttACGTTTACGTAatatgttaatgaaataataatttatgtagcATAAtcgttttcattttattatatggtaAATCGAATAAATCAATGCAAACTTTGATCAAGTGGAAACGGTCGCGTGCTACGACCGTGATCAGAAGCCGACCAACTGTGGATATATTACATTTGcagatatatttgttataaattattaaaatattatataaatgtaccggcaacaaaatttaaacaaacatttcataaatataataattctttccttgacaattaaaaaagattaattaagcTAATGAGTTtcgcttaaataaaaaattattttattttatacaatatacaacaATTGTATACATTTGTGCTGCATGAAGTTTCACGTATTACCTGTGATCTATCATAAATGCAGAtttgaaagtatatatttttatcatgtgtattttactatattaattaattcaataccTGTTTTGCAACGCTCAGACGTTCCCGGGGTTAATCATTCTTAAATCCTTTCACGCATTTAAGTAAACAGACTTTTTTGCAGAACAACTTTCAATTACCGGTTCACAATACATTACGATAGATAATTGCAACAGTCACGTGATCACTACAGTTTCTtcgtgagaaaaatatttaatgaaacttttccaCGCACGGATTAAATAATTCGATCAAGAGATTGGATCACGATTAGTCCAGTCTAACGATAAATCACAAAAGAAGCGTTGGATTCTATAAGCATGAAGTTTTAACGCTAAAATCTCTGGATTGTTCAGAATGATGATCACCATGAAACTAAAACTTCGTTGCATCAATCGCGAGAGGAGAGACTACATTTACCCGCGAATATCG
Above is a genomic segment from Anoplolepis gracilipes chromosome 3, ASM4749672v1, whole genome shotgun sequence containing:
- the Clk gene encoding circadian locomoter output cycles protein kaput, giving the protein MDDDMDDKDDSKRKSRNLSEKKRRDQFNMLVNELGSMISANTRKMDKSTVLKSTILFLKNHNEIAVRSRVHEIQENWKPSFLSNEEFTHLILEALDGFIILFSSNGRIYYVSESVTSLLGYLPNELENTTIYNITYQEDQPHLYNVLLNPGSTQDKRVVKKEDQISFTCHIKRGGINFQEESVYELVQFIGYFRSAMDNDVNNLLPSQKFSNTNASDNKLVFVGTGRLQTPQLIRELSVTDNAKSEFTSRHSLEWKFLFLDHRAPPIIGYLPFEVLGTSGYDYYHVDDLDNVVTCHESLMQKGEGTSCYYRFLTKGQQWIWLQTRFYITYNQWNSKPEFIVCTHYVVSYVDVMKELHAESGGYDKTENQDVLIPVKQVTTSYQTPLTQWSNKSSKTLKSMTSASSLRHCGDSNTSSISVSLRSSPYSQITHGSHSNAASTSSSVVSKPIASMDNRQQQQQTQQQPQQPQQQSQNQLDVNQSCINFMDPTQYATVNLQSVVTTEFAAPILSTVPTHEMLHQQGIVMTPTQNQIQDELQRKHEELQQLIVHQQEELRRVSEQLFIARYGILTPLLNTSISYNPSNPCQQANRCNTNNTNVQLPNSNNIQGVNVLSIPITVPVPIVPTELFSHSLQMSPSPNSTHGNVGAIIQNQQQQQHSQLQHQQQQQQQVSSQQEENPDLVSFQICPQQAEMIYADINASSNQQ